The Endozoicomonas montiporae CL-33 genome contains a region encoding:
- the rplW gene encoding 50S ribosomal protein L23, protein MNQERIYKVLLGPHISEKATVVAEEHGQYVFKVAKDATKLEIKKAVEQLFEVSVNSVRTAVVKGKTKRTRFGMGQRSDWKKAYVSLEQGQEIDFADAE, encoded by the coding sequence ATGAACCAGGAACGTATCTACAAAGTTCTGCTTGGTCCGCACATTTCCGAGAAGGCGACCGTAGTTGCTGAAGAACACGGCCAGTACGTCTTCAAGGTAGCTAAGGACGCCACCAAGCTTGAAATCAAAAAAGCTGTTGAACAGCTGTTTGAAGTAAGCGTCAATTCTGTTCGCACTGCCGTTGTTAAAGGCAAAACTAAGCGTACACGTTTCGGTATGGGCCAGCGCTCAGACTGGAAAAAAGCTTACGTTAGCCTCGAGCAAGGTCAGGAAATCGACTTTGCGGACGCGGAATAA
- the rplX gene encoding 50S ribosomal protein L24: MKKIRRDDEVIVIAGKDKGKRGKVLTVRADGKLIVSGINMIKKHQKPNPMLGTPGGIVEKEAAIQASNVAILNTETDKADRVGIAISEDGKKQRVFKSTGKPVDA; encoded by the coding sequence ATGAAAAAGATCCGTCGTGATGACGAAGTCATCGTAATCGCTGGCAAGGACAAAGGTAAGCGCGGTAAAGTGCTGACCGTTCGTGCTGACGGTAAACTGATTGTTTCTGGTATCAACATGATCAAGAAACATCAGAAGCCTAACCCAATGTTGGGCACCCCGGGTGGAATCGTAGAGAAAGAAGCTGCTATCCAAGCTTCCAACGTTGCGATCCTGAACACAGAAACCGACAAGGCTGATCGTGTAGGCATTGCAATCTCTGAAGATGGCAAAAAGCAGCGCGTATTCAAGTCCACTGGCAAACCGGTTGACGCGTAA
- the rpmD gene encoding 50S ribosomal protein L30, with translation MAKKMITVKLVKSTNGRLESHKACVRGLGLRRINHTVEVEDTPSVRGMINKVSYLVKVEGE, from the coding sequence ATGGCTAAGAAGATGATCACTGTAAAGCTCGTTAAGAGCACCAACGGTCGCCTCGAAAGCCACAAGGCTTGCGTCCGTGGCCTGGGTCTGCGTCGCATCAACCACACAGTTGAAGTGGAAGACACTCCTTCCGTACGCGGCATGATCAACAAGGTATCTTACCTCGTTAAGGTCGAAGGAGAATAA
- the rplO gene encoding 50S ribosomal protein L15 — protein sequence MRLNTLSPAEGSRKERQRVGRGIGSGLGKTGGRGHKGQKSRSGGSVKPGFEGGQQPLQRRLPKYGFTSRQARFSAEVRLHELAKVESEVIDLAALKAANLVGGSILRAKVVLSGELNKAVTLKGLAATKGARAAIEAAGGKIED from the coding sequence ATGCGTCTGAATACTCTGAGCCCAGCTGAAGGTTCTCGTAAAGAGCGCCAGCGCGTTGGTCGTGGTATCGGTTCCGGTCTGGGTAAGACCGGTGGCCGTGGTCACAAAGGTCAGAAGTCTCGCTCCGGTGGTTCTGTTAAGCCAGGTTTCGAAGGCGGTCAGCAGCCACTGCAGCGTCGTCTGCCAAAGTACGGCTTTACTTCCCGTCAGGCTCGCTTCTCTGCCGAAGTTCGTTTGCACGAACTGGCCAAGGTTGAATCCGAAGTGATCGATCTGGCGGCACTGAAGGCTGCGAATCTGGTTGGCGGTAGCATCCTGCGCGCTAAAGTGGTACTGTCCGGCGAACTGAATAAAGCCGTAACCCTGAAAGGGTTGGCAGCTACTAAAGGCGCTCGCGCCGCGATCGAAGCTGCTGGTGGTAAGATCGAGGACTAA
- the rplE gene encoding 50S ribosomal protein L5: MANFKTKYREEIRAKLKEELGLANIHEVPRITKITLNMGVGEAIGDKKVIEHAVSDMEKIAGQKAVVTKARKSVAGFKVREGWPIGVKVTLRDERMYEFLERLVDIALPRVRDFRGVSPKSFDGRGNYSMGVKEQIIFPEVDYDKIDTLRGLDITMTTTAKSDDEGRALLRAFNFPFRN; the protein is encoded by the coding sequence ATGGCTAATTTTAAGACTAAGTACCGTGAAGAAATCCGCGCCAAGCTCAAAGAAGAGCTGGGTCTGGCTAACATTCACGAAGTACCACGTATCACCAAAATCACCCTGAATATGGGTGTTGGTGAAGCGATCGGTGACAAGAAAGTCATCGAGCACGCAGTTTCCGATATGGAAAAGATTGCTGGTCAAAAAGCAGTAGTAACCAAAGCTCGCAAATCTGTTGCTGGCTTCAAGGTTCGTGAAGGCTGGCCAATCGGTGTCAAAGTGACACTGCGTGACGAACGTATGTACGAATTCCTGGAACGTCTGGTAGACATCGCTCTGCCACGTGTTCGCGACTTCCGTGGTGTAAGCCCGAAGTCCTTTGATGGCCGTGGCAACTACAGCATGGGCGTTAAAGAACAGATCATCTTCCCGGAAGTTGACTACGATAAAATCGACACTCTGCGCGGTCTGGACATTACCATGACCACAACTGCCAAGAGTGATGACGAAGGCCGTGCTCTGTTGCGTGCTTTCAACTTCCCATTCCGTAACTGA
- the rpsS gene encoding 30S ribosomal protein S19, which translates to MPRSLKKGPFIDLHLLKKVEDAAESGNKRPIKTWSRRSMIIPTMVGLTIAVHNGRQHVPVFVTEDMVGHKLGEFSATRTYRGHAADKKAKKR; encoded by the coding sequence GTGCCACGTTCTTTGAAAAAAGGCCCATTTATCGACCTTCACCTGTTGAAGAAAGTCGAAGATGCGGCTGAAAGCGGCAACAAGCGTCCGATCAAGACCTGGTCTCGCCGCTCTATGATTATCCCTACTATGGTAGGCCTGACTATCGCTGTTCACAACGGTCGTCAGCACGTTCCAGTTTTCGTTACCGAAGACATGGTCGGCCATAAGCTGGGTGAGTTCTCTGCTACCCGCACCTATCGCGGTCACGCAGCGGACAAAAAAGCCAAGAAGCGCTAA
- the rpsN gene encoding 30S ribosomal protein S14 yields MAKVSMKQRELKRQRTVAKYAEKRAALKAIINHPNSSDDERWDALVAMQKQPRDASSSRLRNRCRVTGRPHGYLRKFGLSRIKLREAAMRGDVPGLVKASW; encoded by the coding sequence ATGGCTAAAGTATCCATGAAGCAGCGGGAGTTGAAGCGTCAGCGCACCGTTGCCAAGTATGCTGAGAAGCGCGCCGCTCTCAAAGCGATCATCAACCATCCAAACAGCTCTGACGATGAGCGTTGGGACGCATTGGTTGCTATGCAAAAGCAGCCACGTGATGCCAGCTCTTCCCGTCTGCGTAACCGTTGTCGTGTGACAGGTCGTCCACACGGCTACCTGCGCAAGTTCGGTCTGAGTCGCATCAAGCTGCGTGAAGCAGCAATGCGTGGTGATGTTCCAGGTCTGGTTAAGGCCAGCTGGTAA
- the secY gene encoding preprotein translocase subunit SecY, which translates to MAKTLPVGNQSGLNELWSRLKFVFLAILVYRIGAHIPVPGINPDALARMFQQNEGTILGLFNMFSGGALERMSVLALGIMPYISASIIIQLMTVVSPQLEQLKKEGEAGRRKISQYTRYLTVCLAFVQGMGMTVGLANQGVAFNPDFGFYLVAVVTFVTGAVFMMWLGEQVTERGIGNGISILIFAGIVAGLPTAIGRSFESARQGDINILALLTVAFLAIAVIAFVVFMERGQRRITVNYAKRQQGRKVFAAQSSHLPLKVNMAGVIPAIFASSLLLFPASIAQWFGQGEGMGWLQDIAMALGPGQPLNIILFSAGIVFFCFFYTALVFNPKDVADNLKKSGAFIPGIRPGEQSARYIDGVLTRLTMFGAIYMTAVCLLPQFLVVWANVPFYLGGTSLLIVVVVVMDTMAQVQSHLMSHQYESLLKKSNLKGYGGGGLIR; encoded by the coding sequence ATGGCTAAGACACTACCTGTTGGGAATCAAAGCGGGTTAAACGAGCTCTGGTCTCGTTTAAAGTTCGTATTTTTGGCGATCCTGGTTTATCGGATCGGTGCGCACATTCCTGTGCCTGGCATCAACCCTGATGCACTGGCCAGAATGTTTCAGCAAAATGAAGGCACTATTTTAGGCCTGTTCAACATGTTCTCCGGCGGTGCGCTGGAACGCATGTCTGTACTGGCTCTGGGTATCATGCCTTACATTTCGGCGTCGATCATTATTCAGTTGATGACTGTGGTCAGTCCACAGCTCGAGCAGTTGAAGAAAGAAGGCGAAGCTGGACGACGCAAGATCAGCCAATATACGCGCTACCTGACGGTGTGTCTGGCGTTCGTCCAGGGTATGGGTATGACCGTAGGTCTGGCCAACCAGGGCGTCGCTTTCAATCCTGATTTCGGTTTCTATCTGGTGGCTGTGGTCACCTTCGTAACCGGAGCCGTATTTATGATGTGGCTTGGTGAACAGGTTACTGAAAGAGGGATTGGTAATGGCATATCGATACTGATTTTCGCTGGTATTGTCGCCGGTCTGCCGACTGCAATCGGGCGTTCTTTCGAGTCCGCCCGTCAGGGTGATATCAACATTCTGGCATTGCTCACAGTTGCGTTTCTTGCAATCGCAGTAATCGCCTTCGTCGTGTTCATGGAGCGCGGTCAGCGACGTATTACTGTCAATTACGCCAAGCGTCAGCAAGGTCGTAAAGTATTTGCAGCACAGAGCAGCCATTTGCCACTGAAAGTGAACATGGCGGGTGTAATCCCTGCAATCTTCGCTTCCAGCTTACTGCTGTTCCCTGCGTCTATTGCGCAGTGGTTCGGTCAGGGTGAAGGCATGGGTTGGCTTCAGGACATCGCTATGGCGTTGGGTCCGGGTCAGCCGCTGAATATCATTCTGTTCTCGGCAGGTATTGTCTTCTTCTGCTTCTTCTATACTGCTCTGGTCTTCAACCCGAAGGACGTGGCAGATAATCTGAAGAAGTCTGGTGCATTCATTCCGGGTATTCGCCCGGGTGAGCAGTCTGCACGATATATTGATGGCGTTCTGACTCGCTTGACGATGTTCGGTGCCATCTACATGACAGCAGTGTGTCTGTTGCCACAGTTCCTGGTAGTTTGGGCTAACGTACCTTTCTATCTGGGTGGTACCAGTTTGCTGATCGTCGTTGTGGTTGTCATGGATACCATGGCTCAGGTGCAATCTCACCTGATGTCGCACCAGTACGAATCACTGCTGAAAAAATCCAATCTTAAGGGCTACGGTGGTGGTGGCCTGATCCGCTGA
- the rpsC gene encoding 30S ribosomal protein S3 encodes MGQKVHPNGIRLGIVKPHRSVWFAEGQEYADKLISDLEVREFLQKKLKNASVSRIDIQRPAQSARVTIHTARPGIVIGKKGEDVEKLRQAVTKMMGVPVHINIEEVRKPELDAMLVAQSIAGQLERRVMFRRAMKRSVQNAMRLGAKGIKVQIGGRLGGAEIARSEWYREGRVPLHTLRADIDYATYEAKTTYGILGVKVWIFKGEVIGGMAAVEQQAKEPAKRPKKRQPKK; translated from the coding sequence ATGGGTCAAAAAGTACATCCTAACGGGATTCGACTGGGCATCGTAAAACCTCACAGATCTGTGTGGTTTGCTGAAGGTCAAGAGTATGCTGATAAGCTGATCTCTGACCTGGAAGTTCGTGAATTCCTGCAGAAGAAGCTGAAGAACGCTTCTGTAAGCCGCATCGACATTCAGCGTCCAGCGCAGAGTGCTCGAGTTACCATTCACACTGCCCGTCCAGGCATCGTGATTGGTAAAAAAGGTGAAGATGTTGAGAAGCTGCGTCAGGCAGTTACCAAGATGATGGGCGTACCTGTCCACATCAACATCGAAGAAGTTCGCAAGCCGGAACTGGACGCTATGCTGGTTGCTCAGTCTATCGCTGGTCAGCTGGAACGTCGTGTTATGTTCCGTCGCGCTATGAAGCGCTCCGTTCAGAACGCTATGCGTCTGGGCGCTAAAGGTATCAAGGTTCAGATCGGTGGCCGTCTGGGCGGTGCTGAGATTGCCCGTTCTGAGTGGTACCGTGAAGGTCGCGTACCTCTGCACACTCTGCGTGCAGACATCGACTACGCTACCTACGAAGCCAAGACTACCTACGGTATTCTGGGTGTTAAAGTTTGGATCTTCAAAGGCGAAGTGATTGGCGGAATGGCGGCTGTTGAACAGCAGGCTAAGGAGCCAGCGAAGCGTCCTAAGAAGAGACAACCTAAGAAGTAA
- the rpmJ gene encoding 50S ribosomal protein L36 yields the protein MKVRASVKKICRNCKIIKRKGAVRVICVEPRHKQRQG from the coding sequence ATGAAAGTACGTGCGTCGGTAAAGAAAATCTGCCGTAACTGCAAGATCATCAAGCGCAAAGGCGCTGTACGTGTGATCTGCGTTGAGCCACGTCACAAGCAGCGTCAAGGTTAA
- the rpsH gene encoding 30S ribosomal protein S8, whose amino-acid sequence MSMQDPLADMLTRIRNAQMAEHASVEIPSSKVKAAVAKVLKEEGYITDFRVEGEIQKSLVIDLKYYEGKPVIENLKRVSRPGLRSYTGKEELPKVNGGLGIAIVSTNKGVMTDRAARAAGVGGEILCTVF is encoded by the coding sequence ATGAGTATGCAGGACCCGTTAGCAGATATGCTAACTCGTATCCGTAATGCCCAGATGGCAGAACATGCTTCTGTTGAAATTCCTTCTTCCAAGGTTAAGGCTGCAGTAGCCAAAGTCTTGAAAGAGGAAGGTTATATTACTGACTTTCGTGTTGAAGGCGAGATCCAGAAGTCTCTGGTTATCGACCTGAAATACTACGAAGGTAAGCCGGTTATCGAAAACCTGAAGCGCGTAAGCCGTCCGGGTCTGCGTTCTTACACCGGTAAAGAAGAACTGCCTAAGGTCAATGGCGGCCTGGGTATCGCCATCGTTTCTACCAACAAAGGTGTAATGACCGATCGCGCTGCTCGTGCAGCCGGTGTTGGTGGCGAAATCCTTTGCACCGTATTCTAA
- the rpmC gene encoding 50S ribosomal protein L29 — MKAAELREKSVEQLNEELISLLRDQFNFRMQKATGQLNQTHLMKQNQRAIARIKTVLNEKAGI, encoded by the coding sequence ATGAAAGCAGCTGAATTGCGTGAAAAATCTGTTGAACAGCTCAATGAAGAGTTGATCAGCCTGCTGCGGGATCAATTTAACTTCCGCATGCAGAAAGCGACTGGTCAGCTGAATCAGACACATCTGATGAAGCAAAACCAGCGCGCTATTGCCCGTATTAAGACGGTGCTGAATGAGAAGGCAGGTATCTAA
- the rplR gene encoding 50S ribosomal protein L18 gives MMDKNSARLRRARRARMKMRELRVNRLSVHRSSQHIYAQVIAPEGDKVLAAASTVEKELRAEATGNVDAAKKVGALIAERAKAAGVSKVAFDRSGYKYHGRVKALADAAREAGLEF, from the coding sequence ATGATGGATAAGAACTCTGCTCGCCTGCGTCGCGCTCGTCGTGCTCGCATGAAGATGCGTGAACTGCGCGTGAACCGTTTGTCTGTTCACCGCTCTTCTCAGCACATTTATGCGCAGGTGATTGCCCCTGAGGGTGACAAAGTGCTGGCTGCGGCCTCCACTGTCGAGAAGGAGCTGCGTGCTGAAGCCACCGGTAACGTTGATGCGGCTAAAAAAGTGGGTGCTCTGATTGCTGAGCGCGCTAAAGCTGCTGGCGTTTCAAAGGTTGCTTTCGACCGCTCTGGTTACAAGTATCACGGTCGTGTGAAGGCGCTCGCTGACGCTGCCCGTGAAGCCGGTCTGGAATTCTGA
- the rpsQ gene encoding 30S ribosomal protein S17 yields MAEVKKVRTLTGKVVSDKMDKTVTVLIERRVKHPLYGKIVKRSTKLHAHDENNECRMGDIVTIKETRPMSKSKTFELVSIDERATQI; encoded by the coding sequence ATGGCTGAAGTCAAGAAAGTCCGTACTCTGACCGGCAAGGTTGTGAGCGACAAGATGGACAAGACCGTCACTGTCCTCATTGAACGCCGTGTTAAACATCCGCTGTACGGTAAAATCGTTAAGCGGTCCACCAAGTTGCACGCGCACGATGAAAACAACGAATGTCGTATGGGCGACATCGTGACCATCAAGGAAACACGTCCAATGTCTAAGTCCAAGACATTCGAACTCGTTTCCATTGATGAGCGTGCTACTCAAATATAA
- the rplV gene encoding 50S ribosomal protein L22: MKEVAAIHKGARISAQKARLVADQVRGKAVSEALDLLAFSPKKAAELVKKVLESAIANAEHNEGMDIDELKVSTIYVDEAMTMKRIRPRAKGRADRILKRSCHITVKVAEV; this comes from the coding sequence ATGAAAGAAGTAGCTGCTATTCATAAAGGCGCTCGCATTTCTGCCCAGAAAGCGCGTCTGGTTGCTGACCAGGTTCGCGGTAAAGCAGTAAGCGAAGCCCTGGACCTGCTGGCTTTCAGCCCGAAAAAGGCTGCTGAGCTGGTTAAGAAGGTTCTGGAGTCTGCTATTGCAAACGCCGAACACAATGAAGGCATGGACATTGATGAGCTGAAAGTCTCCACCATCTATGTAGATGAAGCGATGACTATGAAGCGTATTCGTCCGCGTGCCAAGGGCCGCGCTGATCGCATTCTCAAGCGGTCTTGCCATATCACGGTTAAGGTTGCAGAGGTCTAA
- the rplB gene encoding 50S ribosomal protein L2, translating to MAVVKCKPTSPGRRFVVKVVNPDLHKGRPHAPLVEKKSKSGGRNNAGRITTRHRGGGHKQHYRIVDFKRNKDGIPAVVERLEYDPNRTAHIALLKYMDGERRYVIAPKGVKAGDELYSGVDAPIKAGNTLPLRNIPQGSIVHCVELKPGKGAQMIRSAGASAQLVARDGAYVTLRLRSGEMRKVLADCRATLGEVSNSEHNLRSLGKAGAKRWRGVRPTVRGVAMNPVDHPHGGGEGRTSGGRHPVTPWGVPTKGRKTRSNKRTDKMIVRRRSAK from the coding sequence ATGGCCGTAGTTAAATGCAAGCCGACTTCTCCGGGTCGCCGCTTCGTCGTCAAGGTCGTAAACCCTGACCTGCACAAAGGTCGCCCACACGCGCCTTTGGTAGAGAAGAAGAGCAAGTCCGGTGGTCGTAACAATGCTGGTCGTATCACAACCCGTCATCGTGGTGGTGGTCACAAGCAGCATTACCGTATCGTAGACTTCAAGCGCAACAAGGACGGCATCCCGGCTGTTGTTGAGCGTCTGGAATACGATCCAAACCGTACCGCACACATCGCCCTGTTGAAATACATGGACGGTGAGCGTCGTTACGTGATCGCACCTAAGGGTGTGAAAGCTGGTGACGAGCTGTACTCCGGTGTAGATGCGCCTATTAAAGCGGGTAACACATTGCCACTGCGCAATATCCCTCAGGGTTCCATCGTACACTGTGTAGAGCTGAAGCCAGGTAAAGGCGCGCAGATGATTCGCAGTGCTGGTGCTTCTGCCCAGCTGGTAGCCCGTGACGGTGCCTACGTAACCCTGCGTCTGCGTTCCGGTGAAATGCGTAAAGTTCTGGCTGACTGTCGCGCCACTCTGGGCGAAGTCTCCAACAGTGAGCACAACCTGCGCTCTCTGGGTAAAGCTGGTGCCAAGCGCTGGCGCGGTGTTCGTCCGACCGTTCGTGGTGTTGCCATGAACCCGGTAGATCACCCGCATGGTGGTGGTGAAGGTCGTACTTCCGGTGGTCGTCACCCAGTGACACCATGGGGTGTTCCGACCAAGGGTCGTAAGACTCGTTCCAACAAGCGTACGGACAAAATGATCGTACGTCGTCGCAGCGCTAAGTAA
- the rplD gene encoding 50S ribosomal protein L4, with protein MELNVTGAGTVEVSDVTFGTEFNEALVHQAVVAFMAGARQGTRAQKTRSEVSGGGRKPWRQKGTGRARAGTIRSPIWRGGGKAFAAKPQDHAQKLNKKMYRGALRAILSELVRQERLVVVESFNAETPKTKQMVAKLKELNVEKGLIVSEEIDQNLYLATRNIPHVDTRDVQGIDPVSLIAHEKVVMTVAAIKKFEEMLG; from the coding sequence ATGGAACTGAATGTAACAGGTGCTGGTACGGTAGAAGTTTCTGACGTGACTTTCGGCACTGAATTCAACGAAGCTCTGGTTCACCAGGCTGTTGTTGCTTTCATGGCTGGCGCTCGTCAGGGTACCCGTGCTCAGAAAACCCGCAGCGAAGTAAGCGGCGGTGGACGCAAGCCTTGGCGTCAAAAAGGTACTGGTCGTGCACGCGCCGGTACTATCCGTAGCCCAATCTGGCGCGGGGGCGGCAAAGCATTTGCTGCTAAACCACAGGATCACGCTCAAAAACTGAACAAGAAAATGTACCGCGGTGCTCTGCGTGCAATCTTGTCTGAGCTGGTTCGTCAGGAGCGTCTGGTTGTTGTTGAATCCTTCAACGCCGAAACTCCTAAGACCAAACAGATGGTCGCAAAGCTGAAAGAGCTCAATGTAGAGAAAGGTCTGATCGTTTCTGAAGAAATCGACCAGAACCTGTATCTGGCTACTCGCAACATCCCACACGTGGATACTCGCGACGTGCAAGGCATTGATCCAGTAAGCCTGATTGCCCACGAAAAAGTTGTAATGACTGTGGCAGCCATCAAGAAGTTCGAGGAGATGCTGGGATGA
- the rpsE gene encoding 30S ribosomal protein S5, producing MAKDERKPQNNDEGLIEKLVQVNRVAKVVKGGRIFGFTALTVVGDGKGKVGFGRGKAREVPVAIQKAMEAARRNMIQVDLNGDTLQYPVKARHGASKVYMQPASQGTGVIAGGAMRAVLEVAGVHNVLAKCYGSTNPVNVVNATFKGLRDMRSPDGVAAKRGLSVEEILGN from the coding sequence ATGGCAAAAGATGAGCGTAAACCGCAAAACAACGACGAAGGTCTGATTGAGAAGCTGGTACAGGTTAACCGAGTAGCCAAAGTGGTGAAAGGTGGTCGTATCTTTGGCTTCACTGCTCTGACCGTAGTAGGCGATGGTAAAGGTAAAGTAGGTTTTGGTCGTGGTAAGGCGCGTGAAGTGCCAGTAGCGATTCAGAAAGCTATGGAAGCTGCTCGCCGCAACATGATTCAGGTTGACCTGAATGGTGATACTCTGCAATACCCTGTTAAAGCCCGTCACGGTGCTTCCAAGGTTTACATGCAGCCTGCTTCCCAGGGTACTGGTGTCATCGCCGGTGGTGCTATGCGTGCCGTTCTGGAAGTTGCTGGCGTACACAACGTACTGGCTAAGTGCTACGGTTCCACCAACCCGGTGAACGTTGTAAACGCTACCTTCAAAGGTCTGCGTGACATGCGTTCCCCTGACGGTGTGGCAGCTAAGCGTGGCCTGTCCGTAGAAGAAATTCTGGGGAACTAA
- the rplP gene encoding 50S ribosomal protein L16 produces the protein MLQPKRTKFRKQQKGRNRGLAHRGSKVSFGEYALKATGRGRITARQIEAARRAMTRHIKRGGKIWIRVFPDKPISKKPLEVRMGKGKGSVEYWVAQIQPGRVLYEMEGVSEELAREAFALAAAKLPVETTFVKRSVM, from the coding sequence ATGTTACAGCCAAAGCGTACGAAGTTTCGTAAGCAGCAAAAGGGTCGTAATCGCGGCCTGGCACACCGCGGCTCCAAGGTTAGCTTCGGTGAATACGCATTGAAGGCCACTGGTCGTGGACGTATAACTGCTCGCCAGATTGAAGCAGCTCGTCGTGCCATGACTCGTCACATCAAGCGTGGTGGTAAGATCTGGATTCGCGTCTTCCCTGATAAGCCTATCTCCAAGAAGCCTCTCGAGGTTCGTATGGGTAAAGGTAAGGGTAGTGTCGAGTACTGGGTAGCACAGATCCAGCCGGGTCGTGTCCTGTACGAGATGGAAGGTGTATCCGAAGAACTGGCTCGTGAGGCATTTGCTCTGGCTGCTGCCAAGCTGCCTGTTGAGACCACCTTCGTTAAGCGGAGCGTGATGTGA
- the rplN gene encoding 50S ribosomal protein L14, producing the protein MIQTESQLEVADNSGARRVQCIKVLGGSHRRYAHIGDIIKVSVKEAIPRGKVKKGQVMNAVVVRTKKGVRRPDGSLIRFDGNAAVLLNASNQPIGTRIFGPVTRELRGEQFMKIISLAPEVL; encoded by the coding sequence ATGATCCAGACAGAATCTCAACTCGAAGTAGCCGATAACTCCGGCGCTCGTCGAGTACAGTGTATTAAGGTGTTGGGTGGTTCCCATCGCCGTTACGCCCACATTGGCGACATCATCAAAGTATCCGTTAAGGAAGCAATTCCGCGCGGTAAGGTCAAAAAAGGCCAGGTGATGAACGCTGTTGTGGTACGTACCAAAAAAGGTGTACGTCGTCCAGACGGTTCCCTGATTCGCTTCGATGGCAACGCTGCCGTTCTGCTGAACGCTAGCAACCAGCCAATCGGTACCCGTATCTTTGGCCCAGTGACTCGTGAATTGCGCGGTGAGCAGTTCATGAAGATCATTTCTCTGGCGCCAGAAGTACTGTAA
- the rplF gene encoding 50S ribosomal protein L6 produces MSRVAKSPVEIPAGVEVKLNGQDISIKGSKGQLDLNIHANVVVSQEEKVLTFAPRDGAKHSRALAGTTRALVNNMVTGVTAGFEKKLQLVGVGYRAQVKGKSLNLSLGFSHPVDYALPEGVTAETPSQTEVVIKGIDKQLVGQVAAEIREFRRPEPYKGKGVRYADEHVRRKEAKKK; encoded by the coding sequence ATGTCTCGAGTAGCTAAAAGCCCAGTAGAAATCCCTGCCGGTGTTGAAGTTAAGCTGAATGGCCAGGATATCTCTATCAAGGGATCTAAAGGTCAGCTGGATCTGAACATCCATGCAAATGTTGTTGTTAGTCAGGAAGAAAAAGTTCTGACTTTCGCTCCACGTGATGGCGCCAAGCACTCCCGTGCTCTGGCTGGTACCACTCGTGCGCTGGTAAACAACATGGTGACTGGCGTTACTGCAGGTTTTGAAAAGAAACTGCAGCTGGTTGGTGTTGGTTACCGTGCACAGGTAAAAGGTAAAAGCCTGAACCTGTCTCTTGGTTTCTCTCATCCAGTGGACTACGCCCTGCCTGAGGGTGTAACTGCGGAAACTCCATCCCAGACTGAAGTCGTTATCAAAGGTATCGACAAGCAGCTGGTTGGACAGGTTGCAGCGGAGATCCGCGAATTCCGTCGTCCTGAGCCATACAAAGGCAAGGGTGTCCGCTACGCCGACGAACACGTTCGTCGTAAAGAAGCCAAGAAAAAGTAA